One region of Quercus lobata isolate SW786 chromosome 2, ValleyOak3.0 Primary Assembly, whole genome shotgun sequence genomic DNA includes:
- the LOC115977845 gene encoding U-box domain-containing protein 15, translated as MVMDNGEREDGGGGGGGGGGVGGELVEKLHVVQEIVGVIESVAQFGDYRRTHKKDCSGIVRRIKLLLPLLEEIRDLETPIPETGIAWLCSLKKVLLCARKLLKMCNEGSKIYLALESEAVMIRFHTVYDKFSQALGDFPSVEIDVSDELKEQIELMCVQLRRARKRTDTQDIELAMDMMVVFSKKDDRNADSAIIERLAKKLDLHTVEDLKIETIAVRNLVRERGGQNADTTQQIIEILNKFKQIAGMELTNVLDDPVMPKMLEKCPSLLIPHEFLCPITLEIMTDPVIVASGQTYERESILKWFDSNHRTCPKTRQTLAHLSIAPNFALKNIILQWCEKNNFQLPEKPDSSVQEISSSEHKEEISSLVENLYSSLLELQRKAVKKIRMLSKENPENRVLIAKNGAILPLVQLLSYPDSKIQEHAVTALLNLSIDEANKKLIAREGAIPAIIEILQKGSTEAKENSAAALFSLSMLDEIKITVGLSDGIPPLVALLQNGTIRGKKDAATALFNLSLNQENKARAINAGIIPPLRQLLKDRNLGMVDEALSIFLLLASHPDGRQEIGELSFIENLVEFIQKGTPKNKECATSVLLELGSNNSSFILAALQFGVYEHLIEIAKSGTNRAQRKANAVLQLISTSEQIP; from the exons ATGGTGATGGAtaatggagagagagaagatggaggaggaggaggaggaggaggaggaggagtagGGGGAGAACTTGTGGAGAAGTTGCATGTGGTTCAAGAAATAGTGGGTGTGATTGAATCCGTGGCTCAATTCGGAGATTACAGGAGGACACATAAGAAAGATTGTAGTGGCATTGTTAGGCGCATCAAGTTGTTGCTGCCTCTTTTAGAAGAGATCAGAGACCTTGAAACGCCAATCCCGGAGACGGGTATTGCTTGGTTGTGTAGTTTGAAGAAGGTGCTTCTTTGTGCGAGGAAATTGTTGAAAATGTGTAACGAGGGGAGCAAGATTTATCTG GCATTGGAAAGTGAGGCAGTCATGATAAGATTTCATACAGTTTATGATAAGTTCAGTCAAGCTTTGGGAGATTTCCCTAGCGTTGAAATTGATGTCTCGGATGAATTGAAAGAACAG ATTGAGTTGATGTGCGTGCAACTCAGGAGAGCACGGAAACGAACAGATACACAGGATATAGAACTAGCAATGGATATGATGGTTGTGTTTTCCAAAAAGGATGACCGGAATGCTGACAGTGCCATAATAGAACGGTTAGCAAAAAAGCTTGATCTACATACCGTTGAGGACCTTAAGATAGAGACAATAGCTGTAAGGAACCTTGTTAGAGAAAGAGGAGGGCAAAATGCAGATACTACTCAGCAAATCATCGAAATTCTcaacaaattcaaacaaattgCAGGCATGGAATTAACCAATGTTCTCGATGATCCTGTCATGCCTAAAATGCTTGAGAAATGCCCATCTCTATTGATCCCTCATGAATTTCTTTGTCCAATCACACTCGAGATAATGACAGATCCTGTTATTGTTGCTAGTGGACAG ACATATGAGAGGGAAAGCATACTGAAGTGGTTTGACTCCAACCACCGGACCTGTCCAAAGACCAGGCAAACTTTGGCTCACCTGTCAATAGCACCAAATTTTGCactcaaaaatataattttgcaGTGGTGTGAGAAGAACAATTTTCAGCTTCCTGAGAAGCCTGATTCTTCAGTCCAGGAAATCTCCTCATCTGAACACAAAGAGGAAATCTCATCTTTGGTTGAAAATCTATATTCTAGTCTGTTAGAGTTGCAGAGAAAGGCTGTAAAGAAGATCCGTATGCTCTCAAAAGAGAATCCTGAGAACAGAGTGTTGATTGCCAAGAATGGAGCAATCCTGCCATTAGTGCAACTCCTGTCCTATCCAGACTCTAAAATTCAAGAGCATGCCGTAACAGCTCTATTGAATTTGTCCATTGATGAGGCTAATAAGAAACTCATAGCTAGAGAAGGAGCCATTCCAGCTATAATAGAAATCTTGCAGAAAGGAAGTACTGAGGCTAAAGAGAACTCGGCAGCAGCTTTATTTAGCTTATCAATGTTGGATGAGATCAAAATAACTGTGGGATTGTCAGATGGCATTCCACCATTGGTAGCCCTGTTGCAGAATGGGACAATTAGAGGTAAAAAAGATGCTGCAACTGCACTCTTCAACTTATCTCTCAACCAAGAAAATAAGGCCAGGGCCATTAATGCTGGCATTATACCTCCCTTACGCCAGTTACTGAAGGACAGAAACTTAGGCATGGTTGATGAGGCCCTTTCCATTTTCTTACTTCTTGCATCACATCCAGATGGACGGCAAGAAATTGGAGAGCTCTCATTCATAGAAAATCTTGTTGAATTCATCCAAAAAGGAACCCCCAAGAACAAGGAGTGCGCAACATCAGTTCTTCTTGAGTTGGGATCAAACAATTCATCTTTCATACTTGCAGCACTTCAGTTTGGAGTGTATGAGCATTTGATTGAGATTGCAAAGAGTGGAACCAACAGAGCACAAAGGAAAGCAAATGCAGTTTTACAGCTCATTAGCACGAGCGAACAAATTCCCTAA
- the LOC115974637 gene encoding uncharacterized protein LOC115974637 isoform X1, whose protein sequence is MINSTLKNNGLGYCGTDLPLYRKQSPIGKKKTALRDVQNDSRSLIRNDPESCVLGRHDANAVKVSGAKRLTPEFSSNPPYHQSWRSNRANKHLTHDVKNFDSELGRTRAQETFENKSGFPNSRKYFHNQPQLAQQCSDKQEKNTSCLSAFAPIPMASLIAFSPGRPSVPIFLEKSGNGLPAAESNHLRFTSEYEVPHLADSKGSTDQKRKEQLLHVQKLLKHCDKYDQRDYIQRLCHLSPLELSRHAVELEKRSIQLSVEEVKEIERMKALNIFGKSSPTKNPLPTF, encoded by the exons ATGATCAACTCTACTCTTAAAAACAATGGGCTGGGCTATTGTGGGACTGATTTGCCTTTGTACCGTAAGCAATCACCAATAGGCAAGAAGAAGACAGCTTTGAGAGATGTGCAGAATGATAGCAGGAGCTTAATACGTAATGATCCAGAGAGTTGTGTTCTAGGAAGACATGATGCCAATGCTGTTAAGGTCTCTGGGGCTAAGAGACTTACCCCTGAATTCTCTTCAAACCCCCCTTATCACCAGTCCTGGAGAAGTAATAGAGCAAATAAACATCTCACACATGATGTTAAGAATTTTGATTCAGAACTAGGCAGGACAAGAGCTCAAGAGACATTTGAGAATAAAAGCGGGTTtccaaattcaagaaaatatttccacAATCAGCCACAACTAGCTCAACAATGTTCTGACAAGCAGGAGAAAAATACATCTTGTCTATCTGCATTTGCTCCAATTCCTATGGCTTCTTTGATAGCCTTTTCCCCAGGTAGACCATCAGTTCCTATTTTTCTCGAAAAGTCTGGTAATGGTTTGCCAGCTGCTGAATCCAATCACCTTAGGTTTACTTCTGAGTACGAAGTTCCTCATTTAGCTGATTCTAAGGGGAGCACTGATCAGAAAAGGAAAGAACAGCTCCTTCATGTGCAGAAGCTTCTGAAGCACTGTGATAAGTATGATCAGAGAGATTACATCCAAA GGCTTTGCCATTTGTCTCCTCTTGAGCTAAGCAGACATGCTGTTGAGTTGGAGAAAAGATCAATCCAGCTATCAGTTGAGGAAG